A single window of Plasmodium malariae genome assembly, chromosome: 8 DNA harbors:
- the GBP2 gene encoding single-strand telomeric DNA-binding protein GBP2, putative — protein sequence MENHSNSPAKGCRVYVGNLPWKVTWPVLKAHMKKAGDVVRVDIFEDMMGRSKGCGIVEYASYEEAQEAINILNDSKLEDRLIFVREDREENSGNYEKRRYNNVRKDKFYDTRRRRDYEYRREYRRDDYRRDSRRDDYRRDYRRDDFMRGEFRRSSKRNCTLIVYNLPPQSTWKELKDLFKKHGRVVRADLKNEESSSKEVTGTVIMESEYDAKNAIDALNFCNFDGYILKVNYENNE from the exons atGGAAAATCATAGCAAT AGTCCAGCTAAGGGTTGTCGTGTGTACGTTGGAAATTTACCCTGGAAAGTTACTTGGCCTGTTTTAAAGGCACATATGAAAAAAGCAGGAGATGTCGTAAGGGTAGATATCTTTGAAGATATGATGGGCAGATCAAAA GGATGTGGAATTGTAGAATATGCCTCATATGAAGAAGCCCAAGAAGCCATCAACATTCTGAATGACTCGAAATTAGAAG ATCGTCTTATATTTGTAAGAGAGGACAGAGAAGAGAATTCAggtaattatgaaaaaagaagatataaCAATGTACGAAAAGATAAATTCTATGATACTAGAAGAAGAAGAGATTATGAATATAGAAGAGAATATAGAAGAGATGACTATAGACGTGATTCTAGAAGAGATGATTACAGAAGGGACTATAGGAGAGATGATTTTATGAGAGGAGAATTTAGAAGGTCGAGTAAAAGAAACTGTACACtaattgtttataatttGCCACCACAAAGCACATGGAAAGAGTTAAaagatttatttaaaaaacatggTAGAGTTGTTAGAGCTGACTTAAAAAACGAAGAGAGTTCATCCAAGGAAGTAACTGGAACCGTTATTATGGAAAGTGAATATGATGCTAAGAATGCTATCGATGCTTTAAACTTTTGCAATTTCGAtggatatattttaaaagttaattatgaaaataatgaataa
- the PmUG01_08022700 gene encoding PPPDE peptidase, putative: MKKKNRVNHSSRECINKADKQNFIEQEENAEDNKIPDPDFNSSMVYLNIYDLDAVSKVVNTVARSVGAGAFHAGVEVYGYEYSFGYVVDGETGVTKTSARYHPYHVYRESIPMEEVDLLVEVMKLQWIGDTYDILSRNCLNYADYFCNLLDVGSIPDWVMSLQKKVTWVKSNLNVATTKLKELNKAAGIPTVINYIKKKYNENSDDYEGFKVTVKS; encoded by the exons atgaagaaaaaaaatcgtGTAAATCATAGCAGCAGagaatgtataaataaagcAGATAAACAAAACTTTATTGAGCAGGAAGAAAATGCAGAGGACAATAAAATACCTGACCCTGATTTTAACTCTAGCATGgtctatttaaatatatatgatttggATGCCGTTTCAAAAGTTGTTAATACTGTAGCTAGATCAGTAGGAGCAG gTGCCTTTCATGCTGGTGTAGAGGTATACGGATATGAATACTCTTTTGGGTATGTAGTAG ATGGTGAAACTGGCGTAACAAAAACAAGCGCTCGCTATCATCCTTATCATGTATACCGTGAAAGTATTCCTatg GAAGAAGTAGATCTACTGGTGGAAGTAATGAAACTGCAATGGATAGGAGATACCTATGATATATTATCCAG AAATTGTTTAAATTATGCCGACTATTTCTGTAATTTGTTGG ACGTCGGCAGCATACCCGACTGGGTAATGagtttacaaaaaaaagtcaCGTGGGTAAAGTCAAACTTAAATGTAGCAACTACCAAATTGAAG GAACTGAACAAGGCAGCTGGAATACCGActgttataaattatataaagaaaaagtacAATGAAAACAGTGATGATTACGAAGG